The genome window TACGCGGAGGAGCAGATCGTGCCGCCGCTTTCCCCTTTGGTGAAGAATTCGTGCTCGGTGACCACTTTCGCCTCCGTGTGATGGGCGATGTACTGGATGTCGACATGCTCGTATTTGGTGCGCAAAAAGCGGGTCATCCAGAAGAAGAAGGAGCGGGCGATGTATTTCTCAAACTGCCCCATCGAGCCTGACGTGTCCATCATCGCCAGCACCACCGCCTGCGAATGCGGGACTTCGATCTCCTCCCACGTCTTGTAGCGCAGATCGTCCGGGTGGATGCCGCCCTGCAGGCCCTGTTTGCCGGACAATGCGTTGCGGCGTACCGCCTCGATCAGCGTGCGGCGCTTGTCGATGTTGCCGCTGAGCCCTTTTTTGCGGATGTCGTTGAAGCGGATGTCCTGCGTTTTGATGTCGTCGAGCGTCTTGCGCTGCAGATTGGGCAGCTCGAGGTCTTTGAACAGCATGGTCTCGATCTCGTCGAGCGACACTTCCGCCTCGTAGTAGTCGACGCCCGGCTGCTCGCCGGCGCCTTCCCCTTTGCCCGGTCCCTTCTGCTGCTGGCCGCTGCCCGGGTCTTTGCCGAGCACATCGCCGACCGAGGAGGAGCCGTCGCCTTGTCCGCCATGCTGGCCTTTGTTGAAGTTGTAGCGGAAGCGGAATTCATCGAGCGAGCGGATCGGCACCTTGATGATCTGCCGGCCGTTTTGCATGATGATGCTTTCATCGGTGACGAGGTCGGCGAGGTTCTTTTTGATCGCGTCCCGCACCTTTTCCTGGTGGCGCAACTGGTCCTGATACCCTTTGCGATGCAGGGACCAATCGTCTTTGGAAACGACGAAATTCGGCTTGTGAACCATTCGCGCTCTCTCCCTTTCTGTGATTTTTGCTGATGTGCAGATTTGGAAAAGGGACAGGTGCGTGCGCTGTCCTGTCCCCCGGGTCGATGTGTCTGTTATCGGTTCAGCAGGCTGCCGGTGTAGCGGAGCAGTTCGTTCGCACAGACCGGGCAGTAGCCGTGTTCGTCGATCAGCTGTTTCGTCACTTCGTTGATCTTCTTCAACTGCTGCTCATCGGGCGTCTTCGAAGACGTGGTGATCTTCACGACATCCTTGAGGTCGGAGAACAACTTTTTCTCGATCGCTTCCCGCAGACGATCGTGCGAGTTGTACTCGAACTTCTTGCCACGGCGGGCGTACGTGGAGATGCGGATCAGGATCTCTTCACGGAACGCTTTCTTCGCGTTTTCGGAGATGCCGATCTGCTCCTCGATCGAACGCATCAGCCGCTCGTCGGGGTCAACCTCTTCGCCGGTGATCGGATCTTTGATCTTTTGCCAATTGCAGTAAGCTTCCACGTTGTCGAGGTAGTTCTCCAGCAGGGTCTTCGCCGACTCCTCGTAGGAGTAGACGAACGCTTTCTGCACTTCTTTTTTGGCCAGCTCGTCGTACTCTTTGCGGGCGATGGCGATGAAGTTCATCAGCCGCTCTTTGTCTTCTTTGGAGATCGAAGCGTGCTGGTCGAGCCCTTCCTTGATCGCGCGGAGCACGTCGAGTGCGTTGATGCAATTCGTGTCGCGGCGGATCAGGGCCGACGAGATGCGGTTGATGACGTAGCGCGGGTCGATGCCCGACATCCCTTCATCGTGCGACTCGCTCTTCAGATCCTGGATGTCTTTTTCCTTGTAGCCTTCGACGGCGGCTCCGTCGTACAGCTTGAGCTTCTTCAACAGGTCCATGCCCTGCTTCTTCGACTCTTTGAGCCGGGTCAGGATCGAGAAGATCGACGCCGTCTGCAGCGCGTGCGGCGAGATGTGCACGTGGCGCATGTCAGACTGCTGAACCAGCTTTTCGTAGATCTTCACTTCATCGCTGACCCGCAGATTGTACGGGATCGGCATGACGATCATCCGCGACTGCAGCGCTTCGTTTTTCTTGTTGGAGATGAACGTCTTGTACTCCGTTTCGTTGGTGTGCGCGACGATCATCTCATCGGCGGAGATCAGCGCGAACCGCCCGGCTTTGAAGTTGCCTTCCTGGGTCAGCGAAAGCAGGTGCCAGAGGAACTTCTCGTCGCACTTCAGCATCTCTTGGAACTCCATCAGGCCGCGGTTGGCTTTGTTCAGCTCACCGTCGAACTTGTAGGCGCGCGGGTCGGACTCGGAGCCGTACTCGGCGATCGTCGAGAAGTCGATCGAGCCGGTCAGATCGGCGATGTCCTGCGACTTTGGATCGGACGGCGAGAAGGTGCCGATGCCGACGCGCTCATCTTCGGAGAGCACGATCCGCTCGACCTGCACATCCTCGATGCGGCCGCCGTACTCGCCGGTCAGGCGCATCCGGCAGGACGGGCAGAGGTTGCCTTCGATGCGGACGCCAAATTCCTGCTCGAAGTCGGCGCGCAGCTCGTTTGGAATCAGATGCAAAGGCTCTTCGTGCATCGGGCAGCCTTTGATCGCGTACAATGCGCCTTCTTCGGTGCGGGAATAGCGCTCCAGCCCCTTTTTCAGCATCGTCACGATCGTCGACTTCCCGCCGGAGACCGGCCCCATCAGGAGCAGGATCCGCTTGCGCACATCCAGACGCCGTGCCGCCGAGTGGAAGTACTCCTCAACGAGACGTTCGAGCGACGCGTCCAAACCGTAGATTTCGCCCGAAAAAAAGTGGTATTTTTTTCGTCCGTTTTCGTCTGTCGTGATCCCCTCAGATGCGATCATGTTGTAGATGCGGGAATGAGCCGTCTGTGCAACGCTCGGCTGCTTTTTCACGAGATCCAGGTATTCAACGAACGTCCCGTCCCATCGCAATTGCTCCTCTTGAGCCCGATACGCGTTCAACCGGTTCAGCAGGTCCATGTGCACTTCCTCCTCCTTTTTTAGTCGGGCCCGTTGCCCAACTGTTCCGCTGGGTCCCTGTGGTTTTCAATAGGATATTCGGACAAATGCTTGCCCTATGAGTGTAGGAGGCAAATATTCTGAATATTAGATGAATAAAACTGCCAGTACTGTGGCGTTCGTAATCTATATCTATGCAAGCCCGTTTGATCTGTTGCGTCCTTGGGAAAATTGAAATGAGGCGGTATCTCTGCTATGATGTTAGGAGTGGTTATTAGTACTTACTTCTAAGTGGGTGAAATGTTCATGCGCAAAAGCAAGATGAGCCTGATCTTCCAGGCAGCCATCGATGTGTTCTCCGAAAAAGGGTTTGACAAAGCGACGATGGATGATATCGCGGCGCGCGCGAACGTCGCAAAAGGCACGATCTACTATCATTTTAAAAGCAAGGAAGAACTCTTCCTCTTCCTCGTCGAGGAAGGCGTCGAACTGCTCCGTGACGGCGTGGAGTCGAAGCTTTTGCCCGAGATGTCCCCGACGGAAAAATTGGAGTTAATCGTGCGTGAACAGATCAACTTCTTTGGACAATACCGCGATTTCTGCGTGATCCTGCTGCGTGAAACCTGGGGTGGCGAAGAACGTCAGCTGGAGTTCCGGAAGATGATCCGCTCGTATATGTATCTGATTGAACAAGTGATTCAACAAGGGATCGATGCCGGTGAATTTCACCCGGTCAATGCGGAAAATGCCGGTGCTGGCATCTTCGGCATGATCGCGATCTCCGCTTTGCACATTTTGCTCGGCCAAAGACCGTACGAAGAAGAAGCGTTGTTCCAAGATATGAAGCGCATGACCTTCACGGGAGTTGTGAAATGAAAAACGCCTCTGCACAGGATGAGTGCAGAGGCGTTTTGTTGTTTTTGCGTTTCTTCGTTTTCGCGCCTTAACCTGCCAGCTGGTCTTTATCGTGCAGGTCGCGCACGCGCAAGGTGCGGCGCGTGGTCAGGATGTGCACGAGCAGGACGCTGATCAGGATGCCGCCGAGGATCGACAGGTCGCGGATGACCTGTGTCTGATCGCCGGTCGAGATGATCGAACGCAGGCCCTCCACGCCGTAGGTCATCGGCAGGAAGTGGTGCAGAGTCTGGAAGAACTGCGGCACCAGCTCGATCGGGAACGTGCCGCCACTCGAGGTCAGCTGCAGGATCAGGAGCAGGATGGCGAAGAAGCGCCCCGCTCCGGAGCCCAGCCGTGCGATCAGCAAGCCGATGATCGCGATCGAGGTCAGCGAGATCAGGATGTTGAACAGGTAAAACTCGGTGAGGTGCAGCACCTTCAGCCCGAGCACTTGCGTCAGGAAGAAGGAGACGATCACCGCCTGCACGACGCCGATCACGGCGAGCGTGGAATACTTTCCGAGCACCAGCGATGGCGTGGAGACCGGGGACAGCGTCCAGCGGTACTCCTGCATCGAGAGGATGAAATACAGCATCAGCGCCCCGACCCACAACGACAGCGGGATAAAATAGGAAGCGAAGCCCATGCCGTAGGTCGCCACCTCATGCACCGGCTGCCACTGCGTTTCCAGCGGGTCGGCCATGATCGCCGCCTTTTGGTCCGGATTCTTGATCGTCGACTCGGACGTGGCGCGGGTCAGCTCATCGGCCAGCGTCTTGTTGCCGTCAGCCAATTCCTTTGCGCCATCGGCGAGTTTGGTGCTGCCGCTGACCAATTGGCTCGACCCGGCCGCCACCTTCCCGCTGCCCGCCGCCAACTCCGCCGAAGAGGAAGCCAGCGTGGCCGAGCCCGTTTTCAGCGCGCCAAGGCCGGTGTTCAGTTGGCCGGCGCCTTGGGACAGATCATTGCCTCCTGCGGCAAGTCCCTGTGCGCCGTCGCGCAGCGCCTGTTGACCGGCTGCGATCTGCTGCAGAGCGCCGACCGCTTGCTGCAGACCGGCTTTGGAGCTTTCCACGCCGCCGGCGCTGTCGCCCAGCCCGTTGGCGACGGCTGCGACTTTGCCCAGCGCCACTTGATAGGCCGGGTCTTGCTCCATGCCGTACTGCTTGCCGAGGTAAGCGAGCGACTGCTGCACCGTCCATTGCCGCGGATCGGCCGATGACGGCTGTCCGGCCGCAGTGCCGAGCGTGCCCTGCATCTGGGCCAGGCCTGCTTGCAACTGTTCGGTCTTCGGCAAGGAAGCTTGCAGACCGGCTTGCACTTGATTGACACCGGCAGACGCTTTGTCGAGGCCGGCAATCAACTGTCCGGAGCCGTCCGCCAGCTTCTTCGCACCCTCGGCAACCGCTGCGGAACCGCTGTAGGCATCGTTGATCCCTGCGGCGATTTTGTTCGCACCGTCGGCCAGCTTGGCGTTGCCGTCAGCGACTTGGTGCGTGCCGGAATCGACTTCTTTTGTGCCGTTTGCCAAGTCGCGGTTGCCGGTGGCGAGGTCGGCCGCTCCGCTTGCAAGCTTGTTCGCTCCGTCGGCCGCCTTGCTGATGCCGTTACCCGCATCGCCGATCACGTCGAAGATGCCTTTGAAATACTCTTCGCTGAACTTGTTGCCCAGCGTCTCACGCAGCTCCGACTCGAGGCGCGAGGTGATCGTCGAGGCGATGTAGTTCTTGCCTTCGTTCGGGGTGAACTGCAGCTTGGCGCGATGCGGATCGTCCCCTTCGACCGAACGCACGTCATCGGAGAACGTCGGCGGAATCGTCATCGTCAGATAATAGCGATCCCCCTCCAGCCCTGCCTGCGCAGTCTTGGCATCGACCACTTCGAAGCCGAATTTCCTGTCCTTGAGCAGCTCATCGACCAAGTCCTGCCCATATTCGCCGCGGTCTTGGTTGACGATCGCGACCGGGAACTGGTCGAGCTGCTTGTACGGGTCCCAAAACGCGTACAGATACAGCCCGCTGTACAACAGCGGGATGATCATTCCGACGACCACCGCCGCCCGCCCAATGCGCGAGCGCAAGAGACGTCGAAACTCTGTGCGGAAGATCCAAAACACATTCACGGCCTCCACACCTCCCCTTCCGGCAATGCCGCCACCAGATCGCAGCGGTCTGCCACCTGTTGCAGCACCGTCGTCAACAGCACCGTGCTGCCTGCATCGCTTAGTTTGCGCAGATCTGCATATGCGATGTCCCATTCTTCATTGGTCAAGCCCCGTTCCGGCTCATCGATCAGCACGAGCGCCGGCTTGTGCACCAGCGCTGTGGCAAGCCCCGTCCGGAACTGCTCCAGATGCGGCAGGTCTTTGACCCTGTACTTGCGCACCGCTTCCAGCTGATAGTCGCCGAGCAGCTCCTGCACCCGGTCTTTCGCCTGACTCACATGATGCAGCCGGGCCTGAAACAGCAAGTGCTCCTCCACCGTCAGCGTGTCAAACAGCGGCGACAGATCGGTGATCGGTCCCAGCCCAATCCGCTTCTTGTCAGGCTTCTTGCCGTCGATCTGCACCTCGCCTTTTGTCGGGAGCAGATGCCCGGAAGCCATCAGCAGCACGCTCGACTTCCCCGTGCGCGACGGGCCGTAGACCGCACCGATCTCCCCGTTGGCCAACCGGAAACTCAGATTCCGGTAGATCTGATGCCGGCCGTAGCTCAGCTCCACGCCTTGAAACAAAACGCCAGACATCGCGTTCGCCTCCTCACTCTGTATCATAAAACTGACTGGTCAGTATAAAAACCAAATGATGAACAGAATTATACGCCGCGAACTGACACTGTGTCAACAAGCAAATAAGCCCCGTTGCCGGGGCTTATTCCAAGACCTAGTATGCGAAGGAACCTACAGGACGATGCCTCGTTCCTTCAAGTTGCTTTCCATCGCGCGCTTCATCTGCTCCAGCGAGTGAATCGCCTTTTGCAGATCGCCTTGATCTTTGTAGATGTCGCCGAGCAGCGAGTACGATTTGGCGATTTCACGCGGCAGGTCTGCGATCTCGAACACGCCGACCGACTTTTCCATGAACTCGACAGCCGTTTCGAACTGGCCCTGCTCCTTTTTGATGATCGCGTAAGTGCGATAGACGTATCCGCGCTCCACTTCCGAGTCGCCGAGCAGTTGCAACGCCTCTTCGCAATGCTTGGAAGCTTCGTCGAAGGACTGGTTGGTCAGGTAGATGCGCGCCATTTCGCCGTGCGTGTGCGCCACTTTGTCCTTGTAGCCGTACTCCTGATACTCAGCGAGGCACTCGGCCAGGGTCTGCAGGGCGAGGTTGAGGTCCCCGCCTTCGCCTTTGGCGATGCCGTAGTTCTCTTTCACTTCGATCGCCAGCCTGATGTTTTTCAAGCCGCGGTACAGGGAGATCGCATGCTGCGAATACTCGCTGGCCCGGTCGAAGTCGCCGATCTCTTTGAATTTCTGGCCGAGGCGGCGGAACAGGTCGGCGATCGTGTTGAAGTTCGCCGTCTCTTCCAGTTGCTCATGCGCGCGCTTGTAAGCGTTCAGCGCATCGCTTTTCTCGCCGAGGTAGCCGTACACTTCGCCGAGCTCGCTCAAGATCGCCGAGGCGAGGAACGGATCTCTCTCTTCCAGCTTCTCGATCAGATCGAGCGCCTTTTGCCAGTGATAGATCGCCAGCGGGTAGTTGTGGCGCTTCTTTTCCACGAGGCCGAGCTTCTTCAGCGCGAGGATTTGCATGTACAGGTCCTTGCGGGTCGCGGCGGATGACAGCACGCGGTCGAAGCCGTCCATCGCCTCTTCAAAGAGGCCCATCTCGAGTTGGCATTCGGCGAGGTCGAATTGGATCTCCGCCGAGTGCAGCTGCGGAATGGAGTCTTCCATCAGTTCGGACAGCACAGGGACGGCTTGCTCAAACTCCCCGGCCTCCATCATGGCCCGTGCCACTTTGTATGTAGCGATCTGCTCGATTTGCATCTGCATATCGGTCAGGAAGTATTCGATCGGCGTCTCCAGCTTTTCAGCGATCGCCTGCAGCAGTTTATGCGACGGGTTGGCTTTGTCCGCCTCGATCTGGGAAATCATCGACGGCGTGACCATACCGGAGCCGAGGTCACTCTGCGTCAAGCCTTTCTGAATGCGCAATTCTTTGATCTTCTGTCCTAATGTTGCCGGCATACACACATTCTCCTCTCATTCGAGCCTACAGTCCTGCGTTATTTGCAATGAGCGTTAACTTTGGGGTGAATTAATTTGCGCCTTTACCCGAACATTATTAACGGAGTTAATTCATTCTATACATTTCTGCTCCCGAATAGACCAAATTTTTTAAGCAAGCACCTCTCCCATTCACAATGCAGTCAAGAGAAAAGACTGTGCGCGGGCACAGTCCATCGCAGTCCTGCTCTATCGCAATGCCGGGAGTTCTGCACGTACGTACTCCAGCAGGTCTTGCAGCGTTCCTTGCTGGTCAAACGGCAAGCGCTGTTCCGGCGCCGCCTCCCCGTTTTGCACCCAATAGGTCTGCATTCCTACCGTTCCCGCAATCAGATCTTCGTACGCATCATTCCCGATCATCATACATGATTCGGAAGACACGCCCAATTTCTGTACGATCTCGCGGTAATAATTTGGATTGGGTTTGCAAAAATGGCTGTCTTCGTAGGTCGTGACCAACGCAAACGGCAGATCGTCGATCCCAGCCCAGCGCATTCGATGCAACGTCGCCTGGCGCGGGAACAGCGGATTGGTCGCCAGCACCAGCTGATAGCCTTTGTCGAGGGCGGCCAGCAGGATCTCGCGGGCGAGCGGGGTCGGTTCGGACAGGTGGGACAACTCGCCGAACTGCTTGGCGTAAAACGCGTCGATGATCGGGAAGAACGCCGCCTCATCGACAGGCAGACTTTGCAGGAAGTCCGCTTTAAAGACCTGCTCGTTGGAGAGCAGAGCGTCGTCGCTTTTCACCATCGCCTTAGTCGAAGCCCAGACTTGGGCGACGAACTGTTCCGGCGGCAGCAGGTGGGCGACGCTTGAGGCGAGGTGCTTGAAATACCCTTTGGTAAAGCGGTCGTTATCCATCGGCAGCAGCGTGCCGTCCAAATCAAACAAAAGCGTGGTCAGACCCATCAGGCTTCCCCTTTCTGTCTCTCGCTGTCTGTTTACTTCAAATCCGGAAACCCTTGCTGGCGGAGCGCTTCAAACACGACTACAGCCACTGCGTTCGACAGGTTGAGCGAGCGCGCGTCCGGCAGGATCGGAATGCGGATGCACGTCTCCCGGTTCGCTTCGATCAGCTCATCGGGCAGCCCTCGTGTCTCTCGTCCGAAGACAAAAAAGTCGTCCGGGCCATACTCGATGTCGGTGTACGACTTGTCCGCTTTGGTCGTGGCAAAAAAGAAACGGCCCTGCGGGTACTTCGCGCGCAGGTCTGCAAAACTGTCATGGTAATGCAAATCGAGCAGGTGCCAATAGTCCAATCCGGCCCGCTTTAACTGCTTATCGTCAACAGAGAAGCCAAGCGGCTTCACGAGATGCAGCGTGATGCCTGTGCATGAGCAGGTCCGGGAGATATTCCCAGTGTTCGCTGGAATTTCCGGTTCGACGAGTACAATGTGCATGGAAGTGGGAACCCCCTTTTTTAAATCGCAGGGTTAAAGCCGTTCTAAGATACTAGCATACAAAAAGGAACAGCCAATCGCAACTGCGAAGGCTGTTTCCATTGAATTTAGGATATATTCTTATATTTTTGTAATTGTAAGGATTCGTACTCCAGCACTTTCGCTTCCTCCTGCACGCGCGTCAGTTCGGTGACCGGAATGCGTAGAAACGCATCCGCACACAGTGAACAAAACTGAGTGCCGATATGCTTCATGATCTCTTCGCGCGCGTATTCGATCGACTGCGCCTTGCGGTACGGCCGGTCTGAGGTGATCGCGTCGAACGTGTCGGCGATGGCGAAGATGCGGGCGAGCAGCGGAATGTTCTCCCCTTGCAGCTGTACCGGATAGCCGCGCCCGTCGATGCGCTCATGATGGTAGAGCACCACGTCGTGCCCTTCTTTGAGAAAATCGATGTCTTTGACCATCAAATGTCCCATGTGCGGGTGTTCTTTCATCACCGCCCACTCCTCGTCGGTCAAAGCGGACGGTTTTTTCAAAATCGAGTCGGGCACGGCGATCTTGCCAATGTCGTGCAGCAAGGCGCCCCATTCGAGCTGCTGCAGGCGGCGTGCATCCAGCCCGACGCGTTCGCCGATCATCACCGAATAGCGCACCACGCGCTGGCAGTGTCCGTTCGTTTCATCATCTTTGGCGGCGACCGCATTGGCCAGCGCATTCAATGAAGACTGGTAGGAACGCAACAGCTTTTGATTCTTGTCGCGCAGCACTTGCAGCACCACGCCAAACCCTAATCCGATCCCGGCATATATCGCAATATCTATGATTGATGATTCATGAATAAGTCCGTAGCCGAGTCCGAGTAAAAATCCAATCAATCCGTATGCATAGTGAATGATAGCCATAGGAACCCCTCCTTCCACTTTGAATTTTGACTGAATTTTTTATCGGTTTATTATTTCGATGGCTGAAGGAAGACTCCTGCTCTCTTTCGAGGAAAGCTGACAAAAATTTCACATTTCCAAACCGATTGCATCGTCAAAAATTGTCCGGGATGTGGTAAAACACGTACTTGGTGCGCGCCGTATAGGCATAGCTGTCCCGATAATCCCAAAAGCGGCGATGCGAGGCGATGGTGTGCGCGTTGACCAGCGGCCGGCCGTACGCGTCAAAATCGACGACGACCGTGTTGTGCTGCCAGCGGTCGTCCCCATCCCAGTCGTAGCAGATCACATCGCCTACTTTTAACTGGCGCGGGTCGGCGACTTCCCGGGCGTGCAGCAGGCGCGTCAAAGCGAGCTTGAACGAATGGGCGACCGTCCACGAGTAGCTCCAGTTCCGTCCCCGGTACCACCAGCCGTTCGAGCGGGAGGACGCCTGAATCATCGGCATACCCCCGGCGTGCACGACCTGCGAGATGTAGTTGGTGCAGTCATTGCCTTCCATCTTTGCATACGCCGGGTTGAACCCGTTCCACCACAGCTCCGCATATTTAAACGCCCGCACCCGGTCATAGCGGCCGCGCAGCAAACGGCCGGGCGCTTCCTCCTCCGGGGCTTTGGGCGCCGCTCCGCCTTGTGGCGCCTCGCGCAGCAGCTTCGGCTCCGAATTGATGGTGTCGCGGGCCACCTTCCACGAGCCGCCCTCGTGCAGCAGGGTCATGCGGTGCACACTGCGCCGTGCTTCGTGGCCGATCTCCTCGCCCTGTTCATAGAAAAAACGCACATTTTCGATCAGATCGACCGTCGCCGTCTCACCGTCCGGGTTCCATTTGCTCTGCAGCACCTGCAGATGGGTCTTCGCTTTCCGATACTTGATGTCGCGGGCCGGGACCGCCTGGCGCAGCGCACGCACCTCCTGAAAGGAATGGCAGTCGGCCGGCGTGCCCGACACAAAGTGCAGCAGCGTCCCTTCCTCGCCTTGTAGCCAGACCCGGTTTTTCTCCCGAAAAAACTCTTCGACTGCCTTCAGCCAACCTTGACGATCCATCGGGCAGACCTCCTGTCTGAATTGTATTCCTGCTCGGATGAGACAATAGCGAGTGGAAGCGTTCAACAACTACTGATATGCGCCGCAGCTTGCCCTCCTTCCGAAAAAAATATCTTTGAACAATTTCGCACTCATGGTATACTATAAAATGAAACAGGGTTTCATCTACTGAAACACTCCAAGCGAAGGAGGTGGGGAGCATGGCGGCAGAAGGTGAAAAAGGCACGGTCCGCGCGGTGGAACGGGCGCTCGATATCCTGCTCTGCTTTTCCGGCTCGGACACAGAGCTTGGACTGTCTGACATCGCCAAGCGAATCGGGCTGCACAAAAGCACCGTGCACCGCTTGCTGGCATCGCTTGAGAGCAAGGGGTTTGTCCGGCGCCACCCCACCACCGAGAAGTACCGCCTCGGCTGGAGCGTGCTGGAACTGGTTTCGAACATCAACCGGTCGGATGATCTGTCATCGATCGTCCGCCCTGAGATGACCAGGCTTCGCGATCTGCTCGGCGAGACGATTTCGCTCTACGTCCGGGCAGGCATGGAGCGCATTCGCATCCAGGCGGTGGAGAGCACCCAGCCCGTGCGGCGTGTGGCCGACATCGGCAAACGCCTGCCGCTGAATGTCGGCGCCTCGGGAAAAGTCCTGCTCGCCTATGCGGAGGAGCCGCTGGAGGAGATTTTGTACGATCCGAGCTGGCCCGCTGATCTCAACCGCGAAGAGTTCGCCAAGGCGATTCAAACGGTGCGTGATCAGGGCTATGCGGTGTCGATCGAAGAGCGGGAGTTGGGAGCGGCTGCTGTTGCAGCGCCGATCTTCTCCCGCGCAGGCCAGATCGTGGCAGCTCTGTCTGTCTCCGGCCCTGTCGACCGCTTCACTTCGGACGCGGTGGTCCTTTTCGCCGATGAAGTGCGCAAGTCGGCCGAACTGCTCAGCAAGTTCGTGTAAAAGTATCGCGATGATCACATTTATCATGTTTGTTTTTCCTGTTGGTCTAGGCTCCCTTTAGGGTACGCTAGATGGCAGAGACTCATATGAGGTTTATGGGAGGTTTTTGGAATGGCAAAGAACCTGGTTCAAAAGATTCTGGAAGCACACCTCGTCTCCGAAAAAGGCGAGTGGACTCCGGGCAAAGAAATTGCAATCCGCATCGACCAAACACTGACGCAAGACGCTACCGGCACCATGGCGTACCTGCAATTCGAAGCGATGGGCGTTCCGCAAGTCAAGACCGAACTGTCCGTCTCCTACGTGGACCACAACACCCTGCAGTCCGGCTTTGAAAACGCGGACGACCACCGTTTCCTGCAAACGGTTGCTGCGAAGCATGGCATCCACTTCTCCCGTCCGGGCAACGGTATCTGCCACCAGGTGCACCTGGAGCGTTTCGCGAAGCCGGGCAAGACCCTGCTCGGTTCTGACTCCCACACCCCGACTGCGGGCGGCATGGGCTCCATCGCCATCGGCGCAGGCGGTCTCGAT of Tumebacillus sp. BK434 contains these proteins:
- a CDS encoding YhgE/Pip domain-containing protein, which codes for MNVFWIFRTEFRRLLRSRIGRAAVVVGMIIPLLYSGLYLYAFWDPYKQLDQFPVAIVNQDRGEYGQDLVDELLKDRKFGFEVVDAKTAQAGLEGDRYYLTMTIPPTFSDDVRSVEGDDPHRAKLQFTPNEGKNYIASTITSRLESELRETLGNKFSEEYFKGIFDVIGDAGNGISKAADGANKLASGAADLATGNRDLANGTKEVDSGTHQVADGNAKLADGANKIAAGINDAYSGSAAVAEGAKKLADGSGQLIAGLDKASAGVNQVQAGLQASLPKTEQLQAGLAQMQGTLGTAAGQPSSADPRQWTVQQSLAYLGKQYGMEQDPAYQVALGKVAAVANGLGDSAGGVESSKAGLQQAVGALQQIAAGQQALRDGAQGLAAGGNDLSQGAGQLNTGLGALKTGSATLASSSAELAAGSGKVAAGSSQLVSGSTKLADGAKELADGNKTLADELTRATSESTIKNPDQKAAIMADPLETQWQPVHEVATYGMGFASYFIPLSLWVGALMLYFILSMQEYRWTLSPVSTPSLVLGKYSTLAVIGVVQAVIVSFFLTQVLGLKVLHLTEFYLFNILISLTSIAIIGLLIARLGSGAGRFFAILLLILQLTSSGGTFPIELVPQFFQTLHHFLPMTYGVEGLRSIISTGDQTQVIRDLSILGGILISVLLVHILTTRRTLRVRDLHDKDQLAG
- the yhbH gene encoding sporulation protein YhbH; translation: MVHKPNFVVSKDDWSLHRKGYQDQLRHQEKVRDAIKKNLADLVTDESIIMQNGRQIIKVPIRSLDEFRFRYNFNKGQHGGQGDGSSSVGDVLGKDPGSGQQQKGPGKGEGAGEQPGVDYYEAEVSLDEIETMLFKDLELPNLQRKTLDDIKTQDIRFNDIRKKGLSGNIDKRRTLIEAVRRNALSGKQGLQGGIHPDDLRYKTWEEIEVPHSQAVVLAMMDTSGSMGQFEKYIARSFFFWMTRFLRTKYEHVDIQYIAHHTEAKVVTEHEFFTKGESGGTICSSAYNLALNLIGQKYPPDKFNIYPFHFSDGDNLSSDNEKCLRLVKQLMEISNIFGYGEVNQYNRSSTLMSAFKNLTDPKFKNVLIREKSEVYKALTTFFTAGDAIRAS
- a CDS encoding HAD family hydrolase, with the protein product MGLTTLLFDLDGTLLPMDNDRFTKGYFKHLASSVAHLLPPEQFVAQVWASTKAMVKSDDALLSNEQVFKADFLQSLPVDEAAFFPIIDAFYAKQFGELSHLSEPTPLAREILLAALDKGYQLVLATNPLFPRQATLHRMRWAGIDDLPFALVTTYEDSHFCKPNPNYYREIVQKLGVSSESCMMIGNDAYEDLIAGTVGMQTYWVQNGEAAPEQRLPFDQQGTLQDLLEYVRAELPALR
- a CDS encoding tetratricopeptide repeat protein, translating into MPATLGQKIKELRIQKGLTQSDLGSGMVTPSMISQIEADKANPSHKLLQAIAEKLETPIEYFLTDMQMQIEQIATYKVARAMMEAGEFEQAVPVLSELMEDSIPQLHSAEIQFDLAECQLEMGLFEEAMDGFDRVLSSAATRKDLYMQILALKKLGLVEKKRHNYPLAIYHWQKALDLIEKLEERDPFLASAILSELGEVYGYLGEKSDALNAYKRAHEQLEETANFNTIADLFRRLGQKFKEIGDFDRASEYSQHAISLYRGLKNIRLAIEVKENYGIAKGEGGDLNLALQTLAECLAEYQEYGYKDKVAHTHGEMARIYLTNQSFDEASKHCEEALQLLGDSEVERGYVYRTYAIIKKEQGQFETAVEFMEKSVGVFEIADLPREIAKSYSLLGDIYKDQGDLQKAIHSLEQMKRAMESNLKERGIVL
- a CDS encoding ATP-binding cassette domain-containing protein — translated: MSGVLFQGVELSYGRHQIYRNLSFRLANGEIGAVYGPSRTGKSSVLLMASGHLLPTKGEVQIDGKKPDKKRIGLGPITDLSPLFDTLTVEEHLLFQARLHHVSQAKDRVQELLGDYQLEAVRKYRVKDLPHLEQFRTGLATALVHKPALVLIDEPERGLTNEEWDIAYADLRKLSDAGSTVLLTTVLQQVADRCDLVAALPEGEVWRP
- a CDS encoding TetR/AcrR family transcriptional regulator; this encodes MRKSKMSLIFQAAIDVFSEKGFDKATMDDIAARANVAKGTIYYHFKSKEELFLFLVEEGVELLRDGVESKLLPEMSPTEKLELIVREQINFFGQYRDFCVILLRETWGGEERQLEFRKMIRSYMYLIEQVIQQGIDAGEFHPVNAENAGAGIFGMIAISALHILLGQRPYEEEALFQDMKRMTFTGVVK
- a CDS encoding PrkA family serine protein kinase, which translates into the protein MDLLNRLNAYRAQEEQLRWDGTFVEYLDLVKKQPSVAQTAHSRIYNMIASEGITTDENGRKKYHFFSGEIYGLDASLERLVEEYFHSAARRLDVRKRILLLMGPVSGGKSTIVTMLKKGLERYSRTEEGALYAIKGCPMHEEPLHLIPNELRADFEQEFGVRIEGNLCPSCRMRLTGEYGGRIEDVQVERIVLSEDERVGIGTFSPSDPKSQDIADLTGSIDFSTIAEYGSESDPRAYKFDGELNKANRGLMEFQEMLKCDEKFLWHLLSLTQEGNFKAGRFALISADEMIVAHTNETEYKTFISNKKNEALQSRMIVMPIPYNLRVSDEVKIYEKLVQQSDMRHVHISPHALQTASIFSILTRLKESKKQGMDLLKKLKLYDGAAVEGYKEKDIQDLKSESHDEGMSGIDPRYVINRISSALIRRDTNCINALDVLRAIKEGLDQHASISKEDKERLMNFIAIARKEYDELAKKEVQKAFVYSYEESAKTLLENYLDNVEAYCNWQKIKDPITGEEVDPDERLMRSIEEQIGISENAKKAFREEILIRISTYARRGKKFEYNSHDRLREAIEKKLFSDLKDVVKITTSSKTPDEQQLKKINEVTKQLIDEHGYCPVCANELLRYTGSLLNR